The Candidatus Cloacimonadota bacterium DNA segment GACACATTGCCGTTTTCAGTGATGACCCGCAGTTCAGCGTCACATTTTTGGATGCGGATGGCACCGTTTTCGCTTTTGAGGCTGATTTGTCCGCTGCAATCCTTCACTTGGATGCTGCCATTTTCAGTGGTCATTTTAAGCTCGGATTCCAGTTCCTGAGCTGCCAAAGACTCATTTTCGCTTTTCGCGCACACCTTGATGCCGGTGGGAACGAAAATTTTCACGCGCGAATCTCCCGAACCCCAAAAAGCTTCCGCCAGTTCCGGTATTTTTTCCAAAATAATCTCCATTTCATCCTCGTTACGGTCAACGAAAAAGAATTCCGTGATGTCGATACCGGGGATGTAGGAATGAATTTTCAGTTTCGCGTCCACATGAATCTTGTCATCCTGGGACACGCCAATTTCCAGCGGCGCCATCTTGTTGTCGATTTTAATTGTGCCCATACCGGCAGCGTCGTAACTCAGATTAATTTTTGCGGTTTTCATTGCTTTCTCCTTGTTTGAATCATTTGGAGCGCTTCCTCAACGCTGATGAAGCCTTGGTCGAGGTCTCCCATGATGTCGCTGTAATCCTGCTCCATGGGCTCGTCTTTGGAAATTTGACGGATTATCTCGGCAAGGCGGTTTTTAACTGTGGGGTAGGAAATTCCCAGGCGCTTTTCCATCTCGCGGATGCTGCCCTGGACCACCACAAAAAGCTTGATGAATTCCAACTGCTCCTGGTTCAATCCAGAGATCCAGCTTTGGGCAAAATTACCCCTGAAACTCACGCCACAGGCGGGACAGTGGAATTCTTTCACCAAAAGTTCCCCTTCGCAGAGGGGGCAGGCTGTCATTTCCATCGAGGTCTCCTTAATTATTTTAAGGTCATTCTTAAAAAGATTGAGATTCTGTCAAGCTAAAAATTCAATATCTTGATTCAATCCTCGAAATAAGGTAAAAAAGAGCCTGCGTGATGAAGTCAGGATAAGCTGTTTATTGGAGAAAATGGGCGGATAAAAAAATGGAGCGGGAAACGGG contains these protein-coding regions:
- a CDS encoding DUF2089 domain-containing protein, which produces MEMTACPLCEGELLVKEFHCPACGVSFRGNFAQSWISGLNQEQLEFIKLFVVVQGSIREMEKRLGISYPTVKNRLAEIIRQISKDEPMEQDYSDIMGDLDQGFISVEEALQMIQTRRKQ